Within the Arthrobacter sp. UKPF54-2 genome, the region GCGCCGCCGCCCAAGACAAGTAGCGGCTACCCGTGCCCGGCCCGGGGCGGCGTCCCTAGACTCGCAGAACCGGTGTGGCTGATCCCGCCGGAAGCTCCTTGGGCGGGGCCGATGCAGACGAGTGTCCTAAACCGGGAGCTCACCCCCAGTCGACGTCGGCCCGCCCAAGGCCTCACCCTCAGCGCCGGTAGAGTACATCCATGCCCACCAGTGCCGACACCCCTCCCGCTCCCGGCCTGAACCCCGGGGGAGTGGACGAACTCCTTGACGTGGCCCGGGTAGTCAGCCTGCCGATGCGGGTGAAGTTCCGCGGCATCACCCGGCGCGAGGCACTGCTGCTGCCCGGCCCGCTCGGCTGGGGCGAGTTCTGCCCCTTCCCCGAATACGGCGACGCCGAGGCGGCCCGCTGGCTGGCCGCCGCTATCGAGGCCGGCTGGCAGGGCTTCCCCGAACCCCGGCGGACCTCTGTCCCGGTCAACGCCACGGTTCCCGCGGTTGCGCCGGAGCGGGTGCCGGAGATCCTGACCCGCTTCGGCCGCGTGGACGCGGTAAAGGTCAAGGTTGCCGAGCCCGGCCAGACGCTGGAGCACGACGCCGCCCGGGTCGCAGCCGTCCGCGCCGCGCTGCCGGACGCCGCGATCAGGGTCGACGCCAACGGCGGCTGGGACGTGCCGGACGCCGTCGAGTCACTGACCCGGCTGGCCGCCGTCGGGCTCGAATACGCCGAGCAGCCGGTGCCGGACATCGCGGGCCTCGCCGAGGTTCGACACCGGCTGCGGGCCGCCGGCGTGCCTGTGCTGATCGCCGCGGA harbors:
- a CDS encoding o-succinylbenzoate synthase, which translates into the protein MPTSADTPPAPGLNPGGVDELLDVARVVSLPMRVKFRGITRREALLLPGPLGWGEFCPFPEYGDAEAARWLAAAIEAGWQGFPEPRRTSVPVNATVPAVAPERVPEILTRFGRVDAVKVKVAEPGQTLEHDAARVAAVRAALPDAAIRVDANGGWDVPDAVESLTRLAAVGLEYAEQPVPDIAGLAEVRHRLRAAGVPVLIAADESVRKEADPLKVARAGAADLIVVKVAPLGGVRRALEIVAQAGLPAVVSSALDTSVGIRAGLALAAALPELPYACGLGTVSLLDADVTRDSLVPDDGAIRLRNVAVDPELLAEHAAPPERRDWWLHRLRRVYGELAATR